In Blastopirellula sediminis, the following proteins share a genomic window:
- a CDS encoding ABC transporter permease, whose translation MSSERAAYGSVFYTFVRNSLIRDLSYRSNFFIECASSMSWVLMNLGFYLLIFSFTTEIGNNTGWRKFEFFVFLSTTLFINSLMQTFFMPNAQEFSELIRTGRLDFALLKPIDTQFLISFQKVNWPSMSNFLFGIILLSVSLWNLTQRPENPLVITPYMIIAYPMFILCGVGILYSLMIVLAATSIWLGRNQSLYDFWFYITSFSRYPMEIYEGGIGGTLRFIFTFMIPILVVVNVPARIMAKPVGISSVENIELAIFAVIATAGCILGSRWVFKRALLSYRSASS comes from the coding sequence ATGTCTTCGGAACGCGCCGCGTACGGTTCAGTTTTTTATACGTTCGTCCGGAACAGTCTGATCCGCGACCTTAGCTATCGCAGCAACTTCTTCATCGAGTGCGCGTCGAGCATGTCGTGGGTGCTGATGAACCTGGGGTTCTACCTGCTGATCTTCAGTTTCACGACTGAGATCGGCAACAACACCGGTTGGCGGAAGTTCGAGTTCTTCGTCTTCCTCTCGACGACGTTGTTCATCAATAGCCTGATGCAGACGTTCTTCATGCCGAACGCTCAGGAATTCTCCGAGCTGATTCGGACCGGGCGACTCGACTTCGCGTTGCTCAAGCCGATCGATACCCAGTTTCTGATTTCGTTTCAGAAGGTGAACTGGCCGTCGATGTCGAACTTTTTGTTCGGCATCATCCTGCTCAGCGTTTCGCTCTGGAACCTGACGCAGCGGCCGGAGAATCCACTGGTAATCACCCCGTACATGATCATCGCCTATCCGATGTTCATTCTGTGCGGCGTCGGCATTTTGTATAGCTTGATGATTGTGCTCGCTGCGACCAGCATCTGGCTGGGCCGGAACCAATCTCTTTACGACTTCTGGTTCTACATCACCAGCTTTTCCCGCTACCCGATGGAAATCTACGAAGGGGGAATCGGGGGAACGCTCCGGTTCATCTTCACGTTCATGATTCCGATCCTGGTGGTGGTCAACGTCCCGGCCCGGATCATGGCGAAGCCGGTCGGCATTTCGTCAGTCGAGAATATCGAGCTGGCGATCTTCGCCGTGATCGCGACCGCCGGATGCATCCTGGGATCCCGCTGGGTCTTTAAGCGGGCGCTGCTGAGCTACCGCAGCGCGTCGTCGTAG
- the ispF gene encoding 2-C-methyl-D-erythritol 2,4-cyclodiphosphate synthase: protein MIRIGLGHDTHRLAEGGPLRLGGVDIPYDHHLVGHSDADVLMHAITDALLGAANLPDIGQLFPNSSAENKGRDSADFLRFANHKVNEEMWRIINIDTVIFAQEPKLSPYKEAMRTALAAVLDIHPEQIGIKSKTGEHVGPVGRQEAIQAECVVLLERIDELI, encoded by the coding sequence ATGATCCGAATCGGATTAGGGCATGATACCCATCGGCTTGCCGAAGGGGGCCCGCTGCGCCTGGGAGGAGTCGATATTCCGTACGACCATCACTTGGTCGGTCACAGCGACGCCGACGTTTTGATGCACGCGATTACCGACGCGTTACTGGGCGCCGCCAATTTGCCGGACATCGGCCAGTTGTTTCCGAACAGCTCGGCCGAAAACAAGGGGCGCGACTCGGCCGACTTTCTCCGCTTCGCCAACCACAAGGTGAACGAAGAAATGTGGCGAATCATCAACATCGACACGGTGATTTTCGCCCAGGAACCGAAACTTTCGCCTTACAAGGAAGCGATGCGAACCGCGCTAGCGGCGGTCCTCGACATCCATCCCGAACAGATCGGCATCAAATCCAAAACCGGCGAACATGTCGGCCCCGTCGGCCGCCAAGAAGCGATCCAAGCGGAATGCGTCGTCCTACTGGAACGGATCGACGAGTTAATCTGA
- a CDS encoding leucine-rich repeat domain-containing protein yields the protein MKRFFRFSLFALMVVVTVTAVVLAYVGYYRVRSARFDSLQNELQASGGALTLTSEIGEDPSVRPEPSWADGVFGPNAFAELEEVTLFLNQPAPGLVGRVIGFDSPVCLNAYGKGISDDDAAVIGRSAIEELDLDSTSLTVKGYESIAKASKLHHLTLVGGETKPENLAPLTNCRGLTELTLIDAEMTPELVAAVAKLNSVRDLFLYQVRWPSEEAWQAIGKLSQLESLRITSSKTPAGAAPTLHELPNLKRIAIDFGELASFDGVRVSPELVQELVAIQSLETLDVGLLKCDPPLDAWPSMEALTNLTQLSLLKVRGVADFTTIPTASNLTSLAVGEGFQDATLADLTKLTKLESLTIESDKVTDKVIPSLQGLPKLKYLNLGGSAISDDGIDELAKIKTLREVILGPQITKEGAARLKEALPQCKITLVGTTSNVRTTL from the coding sequence ATGAAACGATTCTTCCGCTTCTCGCTCTTCGCGTTGATGGTTGTGGTGACGGTTACGGCCGTCGTGTTGGCCTATGTCGGCTACTATCGAGTTCGTTCCGCCCGCTTCGACAGCCTCCAGAACGAATTGCAAGCCTCCGGCGGAGCACTGACCCTCACCTCCGAGATTGGCGAAGATCCAAGCGTACGGCCCGAGCCAAGCTGGGCCGACGGCGTCTTCGGCCCCAACGCCTTTGCGGAGCTGGAAGAAGTGACTCTCTTCCTGAATCAGCCGGCGCCAGGTTTGGTCGGACGGGTTATCGGTTTCGACTCGCCGGTCTGTTTGAACGCCTACGGCAAAGGAATCAGCGACGACGATGCGGCGGTGATCGGCCGTTCCGCGATTGAAGAGCTCGATCTCGACAGCACCTCGCTGACGGTCAAGGGATACGAGTCGATCGCCAAGGCGTCGAAGCTGCACCATCTGACGCTGGTCGGCGGCGAAACCAAACCCGAGAACCTGGCGCCGCTGACCAACTGTCGCGGTCTGACGGAACTGACGTTGATTGACGCCGAGATGACGCCGGAACTGGTCGCCGCGGTCGCCAAGCTCAATTCGGTCCGCGACTTGTTCCTCTATCAAGTTCGCTGGCCGAGCGAAGAAGCGTGGCAAGCGATCGGCAAGCTTTCGCAGCTCGAGTCGCTGCGGATCACCTCGTCGAAAACGCCTGCCGGGGCGGCGCCGACGCTGCATGAACTGCCGAATCTTAAACGAATCGCTATCGACTTTGGCGAGCTAGCCTCGTTCGACGGCGTGCGTGTTTCGCCGGAACTGGTCCAAGAGCTGGTCGCCATCCAATCGCTAGAAACGCTGGACGTCGGTTTGCTCAAATGCGATCCGCCGCTCGACGCTTGGCCCTCGATGGAAGCGCTCACCAACTTGACCCAGCTTTCGCTCTTGAAAGTCCGCGGCGTCGCCGACTTCACGACGATTCCGACGGCAAGTAACCTGACGTCGCTGGCGGTAGGAGAAGGATTTCAGGACGCGACGCTCGCCGACCTGACCAAACTGACGAAGCTGGAAAGCCTGACGATCGAAAGCGACAAGGTGACCGACAAAGTGATCCCCTCGCTGCAAGGTCTGCCGAAGTTGAAATACCTGAACCTCGGCGGCTCGGCGATCAGCGACGACGGGATCGACGAATTGGCGAAGATCAAAACGTTGCGCGAAGTCATCTTGGGACCGCAGATCACCAAGGAAGGCGCCGCCCGCCTGAAAGAGGCGCTGCCGCAGTGCAAGATTACGCTGGTCGGAACAACCAGTAATGTGCGTACGACGTTGTAA
- the cysS gene encoding cysteine--tRNA ligase has protein sequence MTIRVYNTLSKTKEEFQTVEPGKVGIYLCGPTVYAEAHIGHMVGPVIFDTIKRYLAYSGYDVTLVVNITDVDDKLIKKAIERGISMEEVAKENIADYLHNLSALGVDQIDQMPKATETMDGIIAMVADLIEKGFAYESEGDVYFEVTKDPEYGKLTNRTVDAMQGEGGEAASRKRSPGDFALWKKAKKGEPSWKSPWGEGRPGWHIECSAMSKAILGETFDIHGGGLDLIFPHHENEIAQSECCHAKPMVKYWMHNGLLRRDSAAGKIGGRAERESDAAEDAGGKMSRSKGAGGLAKMIANQGGERIRFFLLRTHYRSTILFSEEAIAEAGVGLDSFYRLFERYERLTGESFYDLAAAKTRKEGDFAPGKDELLTVVAKHRDAYLEKMDDDFNTGGAVSELFEIARLINKTIDQQKLEENKSADLTSVKKAFSVLRELTGILGIFVKAPEKSSSGDSELVGQLMQLLIDVRATARSKKDFEMSDVIRDRLSAIGVTLEDRKEGATWRLG, from the coding sequence ATGACCATTCGCGTTTACAACACGTTGTCGAAAACCAAGGAAGAGTTTCAAACGGTCGAACCGGGCAAGGTAGGGATTTATCTCTGCGGGCCGACGGTTTACGCCGAGGCGCATATCGGTCACATGGTCGGCCCGGTCATTTTTGACACGATCAAGCGTTATCTCGCTTACTCGGGTTACGACGTCACCTTGGTCGTCAACATCACCGACGTCGACGACAAACTGATCAAAAAGGCGATCGAACGCGGCATCAGCATGGAAGAAGTGGCGAAGGAAAACATCGCCGACTACCTGCACAATCTGTCGGCGCTGGGCGTCGATCAGATCGACCAGATGCCGAAAGCGACCGAGACGATGGACGGCATCATCGCGATGGTCGCCGACCTGATCGAGAAAGGGTTCGCCTACGAGTCGGAAGGGGACGTCTACTTTGAAGTCACCAAAGACCCGGAATACGGCAAGTTGACCAACCGGACTGTCGACGCGATGCAAGGGGAAGGTGGCGAGGCCGCTTCCCGCAAACGCTCTCCCGGCGACTTCGCCCTCTGGAAGAAGGCGAAAAAGGGAGAACCGAGCTGGAAGAGTCCGTGGGGCGAAGGACGTCCCGGCTGGCATATCGAATGCTCGGCGATGAGCAAAGCGATCCTGGGCGAGACCTTCGACATTCACGGGGGCGGTCTCGACCTGATCTTCCCCCACCATGAAAACGAAATCGCCCAAAGCGAATGCTGCCACGCCAAGCCGATGGTCAAATACTGGATGCACAACGGTCTGTTGCGTCGCGATTCGGCGGCTGGCAAGATCGGCGGTCGCGCCGAGCGTGAGAGCGATGCGGCCGAAGACGCCGGCGGCAAGATGAGCCGCTCCAAAGGCGCCGGCGGTCTCGCCAAGATGATCGCGAACCAAGGGGGCGAGCGGATTCGCTTTTTCCTCCTGCGGACGCACTACCGCAGCACGATCCTCTTCAGCGAAGAAGCGATCGCCGAAGCCGGCGTCGGCCTCGACAGCTTCTATCGTCTGTTTGAGCGGTACGAACGTCTGACCGGCGAAAGCTTCTACGACCTGGCCGCCGCCAAGACGCGGAAAGAAGGGGACTTCGCTCCCGGCAAGGACGAATTGCTGACCGTGGTCGCCAAGCATCGCGACGCCTATCTCGAAAAGATGGACGACGACTTCAACACCGGCGGCGCCGTCAGCGAATTGTTCGAGATCGCCCGCTTGATCAACAAGACGATCGACCAGCAGAAGCTGGAAGAGAACAAGTCGGCCGATTTGACCAGCGTCAAAAAGGCGTTCTCGGTCCTTCGCGAACTGACCGGCATCCTCGGGATCTTCGTCAAGGCGCCCGAAAAGTCGTCGAGCGGCGACAGCGAACTAGTCGGCCAACTGATGCAGCTGTTGATCGACGTCCGCGCGACCGCTCGCTCGAAGAAGGACTTCGAGATGAGCGACGTCATCCGCGATCGCTTGTCGGCGATTGGAGTGACGCTGGAAGACCGCAAAGAAGGGGCGACCTGGCGCTTGGGTTAG
- a CDS encoding ABC transporter permease, translating to MSELAARASTWWAIFKINFHEKLVYRGDFMLGTLMRFLPIVTQVFLWYAVFGSIRAHMSGDGDQAKIAGYTYDNIVAYYLLSTISRAFSSMPGLASGIALQIREGEIKKYLIQPLDLISFMFLNRLAHKLTYYIVAAAPFALVFWLCRDFFSGWPPPHILAAFFASLLMSFALGFFLEATIGMIGFWFLEVSSLLFVYMLFNFFLSGHMFPLDMLDNVSGPWGMIVRGLPLMYLAYFPAAVFLGKIQGTELVIGLVVQLAWVIFFYVTCRLSLYYGVKRYSGYGG from the coding sequence ATGAGCGAATTGGCGGCCCGCGCTTCGACCTGGTGGGCGATCTTCAAAATCAATTTTCACGAGAAGCTGGTCTATCGCGGCGACTTCATGCTCGGCACGCTGATGCGATTTCTGCCGATCGTGACGCAGGTCTTCCTGTGGTACGCCGTCTTCGGTTCGATCCGCGCCCACATGAGCGGCGATGGCGATCAGGCGAAGATCGCCGGCTACACGTACGACAACATCGTCGCCTACTACTTGCTCTCGACCATCAGTCGCGCCTTCAGCAGTATGCCGGGCCTGGCCTCGGGCATTGCGCTGCAGATTCGGGAGGGGGAGATCAAGAAGTACCTGATCCAACCGCTCGACTTGATTTCGTTCATGTTTTTGAACCGGCTGGCTCACAAGCTGACTTACTACATCGTCGCCGCCGCGCCGTTCGCACTGGTCTTCTGGCTGTGCCGCGACTTCTTCAGCGGATGGCCGCCGCCGCATATCTTGGCGGCGTTTTTCGCATCGCTGCTGATGAGCTTCGCACTCGGGTTCTTCCTGGAAGCGACGATCGGCATGATCGGCTTCTGGTTCTTGGAAGTGAGCTCGCTGCTGTTCGTTTACATGCTGTTCAACTTTTTCCTTTCCGGGCACATGTTTCCGCTCGACATGCTCGACAACGTCAGCGGGCCGTGGGGAATGATTGTGCGGGGACTGCCGCTGATGTACCTCGCTTATTTTCCGGCGGCGGTGTTCCTGGGGAAGATTCAAGGGACCGAACTGGTGATCGGCCTGGTCGTGCAGTTGGCCTGGGTGATCTTCTTTTACGTCACGTGTCGGTTGTCGCTCTACTACGGCGTCAAACGATATAGCGGGTACGGAGGTTAG
- a CDS encoding GxxExxY protein, with the protein MLVDQQRTQPIIDAFYRVYQTLGSGFLEKVYERAMFHELTIQGLAVEPQYPIQVFYDGVIVGEYFADLFVNKEVIVEIEAADSISPAHEAQLVNYLRGTQTPLGLLLNFGPKPQVRRKILTPET; encoded by the coding sequence ATGCTTGTTGATCAGCAGCGAACTCAACCGATTATTGATGCGTTTTATCGAGTCTATCAAACGCTTGGCTCCGGCTTTCTCGAAAAAGTCTACGAGAGAGCGATGTTCCACGAACTGACGATCCAAGGACTGGCTGTCGAACCTCAATATCCAATTCAAGTCTTTTATGATGGCGTGATTGTCGGCGAGTATTTCGCCGATTTGTTCGTTAACAAAGAAGTGATTGTCGAAATCGAAGCGGCGGATTCGATCTCACCGGCTCACGAAGCTCAGCTAGTGAACTACTTGCGAGGAACGCAAACTCCCTTGGGTTTGCTCCTCAATTTTGGCCCCAAGCCGCAAGTCCGTCGCAAAATACTTACCCCCGAAACCTAA
- the asnB gene encoding asparagine synthase (glutamine-hydrolyzing), with translation MCGITGAAWTDPQLAVSADALRRMTDSISHRGPDDAGYYQRDFQSRSPYPPIPGVALGHRRLSIIDLAGGHQPLANEDETVWTVFNGEIYNFHALRSRLEGAGHTFRTHSDTETIVHLYEDEGPDCFRHFNGMFAIAIWDQRERRLVLGRDRLGQKPVYYYHHAGRIVFGSELKTLLALPDVPREVDPSAVDEYLTYQYVPHPNTILKGIKKLAPGELAVFSDAGLHVERYWKPDFAHEDKRPAHLQEAELRELFDDAVRLRLQADVPLGAFLSGGIDSSLVVSSMQKFSDRPVKTFSIGFPQKEYDETSFARQVATHLGTEHHEFQVTPSALEILPKLIWHYDEPMADSSAIPTWYVSQQTRAEVTVALSGDGGDELFAGYRRYRAVGLGAMIDRLGPLKRVLGAKVWQKLPSSGRQKSWLRQGRRFSEAISMSPQRRYLDWISIFNESRRGQLYSDEFVAQLGDNDPFDFLKAAWQRCGKRDAVTCASLADLVTYLPCDLNCKVDIASMAHALEVRQPFLDYRLVEYAAALPISRKYSRGRGKQILRKVFGDRLPKEIWNRPKMGFGVPLDYWFRHELKELLTDSLLSEKALSRGLFREETVRELLDEHMSNQFDHSARLWALLVLELWQREWIDA, from the coding sequence GTGTGCGGCATTACCGGAGCGGCTTGGACCGATCCACAACTTGCGGTTTCGGCTGATGCGCTGCGGCGAATGACCGACAGCATTTCGCATCGCGGTCCGGACGACGCCGGCTATTATCAGCGCGATTTTCAGTCGCGCAGTCCCTATCCGCCGATCCCCGGCGTCGCCCTGGGACATCGCCGCTTGTCGATTATCGACTTGGCCGGCGGTCATCAGCCGTTGGCCAACGAAGACGAAACGGTCTGGACCGTCTTCAATGGCGAGATCTACAACTTCCACGCGTTGCGTTCGCGACTTGAAGGCGCCGGGCACACCTTCCGCACCCATAGCGACACCGAGACGATCGTCCATCTCTACGAAGACGAAGGGCCGGACTGCTTTCGCCACTTCAATGGGATGTTCGCCATCGCAATCTGGGATCAGCGTGAGCGGCGACTGGTTCTCGGCCGCGATCGACTTGGCCAGAAGCCGGTTTACTACTATCACCACGCCGGGCGAATCGTTTTCGGCAGCGAACTGAAAACGCTCCTCGCACTGCCCGACGTGCCGCGTGAAGTGGATCCTTCGGCGGTCGACGAGTACCTGACCTATCAATACGTTCCCCATCCGAACACGATCCTGAAAGGGATCAAGAAACTGGCGCCTGGCGAATTGGCGGTCTTCAGCGACGCCGGACTTCATGTCGAACGCTACTGGAAACCGGACTTCGCCCACGAAGATAAACGCCCTGCCCATCTGCAAGAGGCGGAACTGCGCGAACTGTTTGACGACGCCGTTCGTCTTCGCCTGCAAGCGGACGTGCCGCTCGGCGCGTTTCTCTCTGGCGGGATCGATTCGTCGCTGGTCGTCTCGTCAATGCAGAAGTTCAGCGATCGCCCGGTGAAGACCTTCTCGATCGGCTTTCCGCAGAAGGAATATGACGAGACGAGTTTCGCTCGGCAGGTCGCAACCCATCTGGGAACCGAGCACCATGAGTTTCAAGTCACGCCGAGCGCCCTTGAGATTTTGCCGAAGCTGATTTGGCACTACGACGAACCGATGGCCGACAGTTCGGCGATTCCAACCTGGTACGTCTCGCAGCAAACGCGGGCCGAAGTGACCGTGGCGCTCAGCGGCGACGGCGGCGATGAACTGTTCGCCGGGTATCGACGTTACCGGGCAGTCGGCCTGGGGGCGATGATCGATCGGCTTGGTCCGCTGAAACGCGTGCTGGGCGCCAAGGTGTGGCAGAAGCTGCCGTCGAGCGGGCGGCAAAAGTCTTGGCTGCGGCAAGGGAGACGGTTCTCGGAAGCCATCTCGATGTCGCCGCAGCGGCGGTATCTCGACTGGATCAGCATCTTCAACGAGTCGAGACGCGGGCAACTCTATAGCGATGAGTTCGTCGCTCAGCTGGGCGACAATGATCCGTTCGACTTCTTGAAAGCCGCCTGGCAACGGTGCGGCAAACGAGACGCAGTAACCTGCGCTTCGCTGGCCGACCTGGTGACCTACTTGCCGTGCGACTTGAACTGCAAGGTCGACATCGCGTCGATGGCGCACGCCTTAGAGGTGCGGCAGCCGTTTCTCGATTACCGGTTGGTCGAATATGCGGCGGCCTTGCCGATCAGCCGCAAATATAGTCGCGGCCGGGGAAAGCAAATCTTGCGCAAGGTCTTCGGCGATCGCTTGCCGAAGGAGATCTGGAACCGCCCCAAGATGGGCTTCGGCGTGCCGCTCGACTATTGGTTCCGGCACGAATTGAAAGAGCTCCTCACCGATTCGCTCCTCTCCGAGAAAGCGCTCAGCCGCGGGCTCTTCCGCGAAGAGACGGTTCGCGAGTTGCTTGATGAGCATATGAGCAACCAGTTCGACCATAGCGCCCGGCTTTGGGCGCTGTTGGTGCTGGAGCTCTGGCAACGGGAATGGATCGACGCCTAG
- a CDS encoding ABC transporter ATP-binding protein: MPPIIEIQQLTKSYEVYQKKEGLLASIQGLFHREYKTIEAVRSIDLTVDQGEFVAFLGPNGAGKTTTLKLLSGVINPTSGSATVMGYVPWKRENGYRRRFALVMGQKNQLWWDLPAQDSFRLHQKIYRVDEKEFQRTEDELTDLLDVRRLLNQPVRNLSLGERMKMELIAALLHSPDVLFLDEPTIGLDVVAQHNIQQFLKHYQEERKITVLLTSHYMKDIAALCKRVVVIAGGEIIYDGSLNGIIDRFGGHKIVTLQFDQESVPGDLARFGDVIEIQPPRAKIRVDRNAVGRVLGSILDQYELADVSVEDPPLEQVIADVFSLSRGSASPEPAATH; the protein is encoded by the coding sequence ATGCCCCCAATTATCGAAATCCAGCAACTGACGAAGTCATACGAGGTCTACCAGAAGAAAGAGGGGCTTCTTGCCTCGATTCAGGGGCTGTTCCACCGCGAATACAAGACCATCGAAGCGGTCCGCTCGATCGATCTGACGGTCGACCAGGGGGAATTCGTCGCCTTCCTCGGTCCGAACGGCGCCGGGAAAACGACCACCCTGAAGCTTCTCTCCGGCGTCATTAACCCCACCAGCGGCAGCGCGACCGTCATGGGATACGTCCCCTGGAAACGCGAAAATGGGTATCGCCGGCGGTTTGCGTTGGTGATGGGGCAGAAGAATCAGCTGTGGTGGGACTTGCCGGCTCAAGACAGCTTTCGGCTCCACCAGAAGATCTACCGGGTCGATGAGAAAGAGTTCCAGCGAACCGAAGACGAACTGACCGACCTGCTCGACGTCCGCCGTTTGCTGAATCAGCCGGTCCGCAACTTGTCGCTCGGCGAGCGAATGAAGATGGAACTGATCGCGGCGCTGTTGCACTCGCCGGACGTTCTCTTCCTCGACGAACCGACGATCGGGCTCGACGTCGTCGCCCAGCACAATATCCAGCAGTTCCTGAAGCATTACCAGGAAGAGCGGAAGATCACCGTTCTGCTGACCAGTCACTACATGAAGGATATCGCCGCCCTCTGCAAACGGGTGGTGGTGATCGCCGGCGGTGAGATCATCTACGACGGTTCGCTCAATGGCATCATCGATCGGTTCGGCGGTCACAAGATCGTCACGCTGCAGTTCGATCAAGAAAGCGTTCCCGGCGACCTCGCCCGATTTGGCGACGTGATCGAGATCCAACCTCCGCGGGCCAAGATCCGGGTCGATCGCAATGCGGTCGGACGCGTCCTCGGTTCGATCCTCGATCAGTACGAACTGGCCGACGTCAGCGTCGAAGATCCGCCGCTGGAGCAAGTGATCGCCGACGTCTTCTCGTTGTCACGCGGATCGGCGTCGCCCGAACCTGCGGCGACTCACTAG
- a CDS encoding outer membrane protein assembly factor BamB family protein: MRTTWFSLAVCLAVCSVATADDWPQWRGANRDGVWREDRILRKFPAEGPEVVWRAPIGSGYSGPTVAAGKVYVTDRLVEPKQIERIHCFDERTGQKLWTHEYDCPYVGVGYQAGPRASVTIDNGSAFALGTMGNLFCLDAATGQILWQRDLNADYKIRMPDWGIAAAPLVYRDRVIVQIGGSDGACIVALNTKTGEEEWRALNDRAGYSAPILIDQGGKDVVVCWTGDSVAGISPKNGNVYWRFPWAPKNMPIGISTPVVQGDRLFLTSFYDGSLMLKLNQNQNQPTVEKLWLRVGPSERDTDALQSIISTPVFTSNAIYGCDSHGELRCLDPNTGDRLWTDLTATPPGRWSNIHFVRNGTLYWLFNEKGELIIAELSKQGYHEIDRAAIIAPTTAQLSRRGGVTWAHPAFADRSVFVRNDQEIVCVSLKR; the protein is encoded by the coding sequence ATGCGTACAACCTGGTTTTCGCTCGCCGTATGTCTGGCCGTTTGCTCCGTCGCGACGGCCGACGACTGGCCGCAGTGGCGCGGCGCCAATCGTGACGGCGTTTGGCGCGAAGATCGAATCCTCCGCAAGTTTCCCGCCGAGGGACCGGAAGTGGTTTGGCGAGCGCCGATCGGTTCCGGCTATAGCGGCCCGACCGTCGCCGCTGGCAAAGTCTATGTGACCGATCGCCTGGTCGAACCGAAGCAGATCGAGCGAATTCACTGCTTCGACGAGCGTACCGGCCAAAAGCTTTGGACGCATGAATATGACTGCCCCTACGTCGGCGTCGGCTATCAGGCCGGTCCGCGGGCCAGCGTCACCATCGATAACGGCAGCGCCTTTGCCCTCGGCACGATGGGAAATCTGTTTTGTCTCGACGCGGCGACAGGGCAGATCTTGTGGCAGCGCGATCTCAACGCCGACTACAAGATTCGGATGCCCGACTGGGGAATCGCCGCAGCGCCGCTTGTCTATCGCGATCGCGTCATCGTACAGATCGGCGGATCAGATGGCGCCTGCATTGTTGCGCTGAATACCAAGACCGGCGAAGAAGAATGGCGCGCCCTGAATGACCGGGCCGGCTATTCGGCGCCGATCCTGATCGATCAAGGGGGCAAGGACGTGGTCGTCTGCTGGACCGGAGATAGCGTCGCCGGGATCAGTCCGAAAAACGGGAACGTCTATTGGCGTTTCCCATGGGCGCCGAAGAACATGCCGATCGGGATTTCGACCCCAGTCGTGCAGGGAGACCGGTTGTTTCTGACGTCGTTCTACGACGGTTCGCTGATGCTCAAGCTGAACCAGAATCAGAATCAGCCGACCGTCGAAAAGCTGTGGCTACGGGTCGGGCCGAGCGAACGAGACACCGACGCGCTGCAGTCGATCATCAGCACGCCGGTTTTCACCAGCAACGCGATCTACGGCTGCGACAGCCATGGCGAACTCCGCTGTCTTGATCCCAACACCGGCGATCGCCTCTGGACCGACCTGACGGCGACGCCGCCCGGTCGCTGGAGCAACATCCACTTCGTTCGCAACGGCACGCTCTATTGGCTGTTCAACGAAAAGGGAGAGTTGATCATCGCCGAACTCTCGAAGCAGGGGTATCACGAAATCGACCGGGCTGCGATCATCGCGCCGACGACCGCCCAACTTTCCCGTCGCGGCGGGGTGACCTGGGCGCATCCCGCGTTCGCCGATCGGTCGGTTTTCGTCCGGAATGACCAGGAAATCGTCTGCGTCAGCCTCAAACGCTGA